Genomic window (Candidatus Angelobacter sp.):
AGAATCCACGGAGCAAATTCTTCATCACCGATGCCGGCCAGTTCACTCTTTGTTTTTTCCCCGCCCGCCACGGCGATGATTTTCTCGAAGATGCGCCGGCCGACCTGTTCCACTGTCTCCGCACCGTCCAGAATTGTCCCGGCATTGATGTCCATGTCGTCCTGCATCCAGTTGTACAGCGCCGTGTTCGTCGCGACTTTGATGCACGGCGCCGGCTTGCAACCATAGACGCTGCCCCGTCCAGTTGTAAAAACGCCGATGTTGCACCCGCCACATACAAGGCCTGTCATGCTGACCGGATCGTATCCCGGCGTGTCCATGAAACAGAAGCCGGCCGACGTGATTGGCTCGGCATAATGATAAACGGCGGCGAGCGGCGATTGTCCGCCCTTCGCTACCGCCCCGAGGCTCTTCTCATAAATGGTCGTAAGGCCGCCCTCCTTGTTTCCGTAGGATGGATTGTTGTCGATGGTGGCGTTGTGCTGGCGGGCGTGTTCTTCCCACCATCGAACACGCGAAACCAGCTTTTCGCCCACTTCGCGAGTGACCGCCCGGCGGGTGAGCAGATGTTCCGCACCGTAAATCTCGGGCGTCTCGGCGAGCACCGACGTGCCTCCATAACGGACCAGTTCATCCGACGCCACGCCGAGCGCGGGATTGGCGGTGATGCCGCTATTGCCATCCGAGCCACCGCAGTTTTCCGCGAGAATCAATTTGCTGATCGGCTGCGGGGTGCGGTGGAGATCGTTGGCAGCGGGCAGCAATTTCGTCACGGCAGCCGCGGCCGCATCCACGGTGCGCAGGACGCCGCCCGTACCCTGGATCGTCAGGAACGTGGGCGCAGTTTCGCCCGGCTTCAATTCATCGAGCCGGTATTCCTTGCGAATGAACTGGACCTGATTGACTTCGCAGCCGAGGCCGATCATGACGTAACCGGCGATGTTCGGGTGGCGCGCAATGCCTGCCAGCACGCGCATCAGCAACTGGTGCGGTTCACCGGGCTGAATCGCGCAACCACTTTTGTGCGTGAAAGCGATGACCCCATCCACGTTCGGAAAATCACGCCGGAAGTCTTCGGTCCTGAATCGGTCCT
Coding sequences:
- a CDS encoding altronate dehydratase family protein; protein product: MAKEERFDTVALLLRATDDVAVIKRSVRAGTELFNDSIRLTVGRDIPAGHKIALTSIADGTPVKKYGQVIGFARGNITAGDHVHTHNLVMKDFSRDYQFCAEARPVDYYPAEKKRQFQGYARPGGRVGTRNYIAVISSVNCSASVSHYVKDRFRTEDFRRDFPNVDGVIAFTHKSGCAIQPGEPHQLLMRVLAGIARHPNIAGYVMIGLGCEVNQVQFIRKEYRLDELKPGETAPTFLTIQGTGGVLRTVDAAAAAVTKLLPAANDLHRTPQPISKLILAENCGGSDGNSGITANPALGVASDELVRYGGTSVLAETPEIYGAEHLLTRRAVTREVGEKLVSRVRWWEEHARQHNATIDNNPSYGNKEGGLTTIYEKSLGAVAKGGQSPLAAVYHYAEPITSAGFCFMDTPGYDPVSMTGLVCGGCNIGVFTTGRGSVYGCKPAPCIKVATNTALYNWMQDDMDINAGTILDGAETVEQVGRRIFEKIIAVAGGEKTKSELAGIGDEEFAPWILGPTF